The stretch of DNA CCTTGCCCTGGCGACGCTCACCCTGGTTGATGTCGTGGATGACATCCTCGGTCAGGTACTTCAGCATCCCGTCGGTGTCGCCCCGGTTGAACGCGGCGTAATAGTCGCGGATCAGCGCGGCGGCTTCAGCGCGCGCAGCGCTCTCTGCCGGGGTCTCAGGCGTGACTTCTGTCGGTTTCATGTGGCGTCTCCTTCACGGTATTGCGTGTGTGATTAGCAGGTTAGGGCCTTCGTACAAGGCCCGCCTGGGCTGCAATCCTGCGGCGGGTGAACGCGGGCCGGGATCCTGGGCAGGCTCCTCCTACCCGAAGCGGTGATAAAGCGGCGGTTCGAGACCGCTGATAGCTCGGTGCAGCGTGCATCTTAAGCGCGAAACCGCGCGGATGCCAAAGATCGCCTCCCTGTTCGTGACCTGCATTTACCGTGAGGAACTAGCCTCGGCAACCGGACGTAAGTTGCTAGCCGAGCTTGAGCACAGTGCACGCATGATTGCGGCAGGCGATGCTGCTGGTCGGGGTCGGTGGACCGATAGCAATCGGGATCAATGTGCTCGATCCTGGCGGATTCCATACCGCGCATATTTCTCCGCACTCCGTCGTAAGCGGAACGCTTTGCCTGTCTGTCCCAAGGTCGCGAGCGCGATTAAGTTTGAAATCCACGGCCTGCACTGATGATGGCGACCCCGCCTCGTAAGTCGCGTGCCGCCTTGGAAAACCGGATTTTCGTTCAGATGGCGCCGAAACCTGGAACTCTTCTATTGTGGGAAAGCGTCCCGCGCCACGAAGTACCGGTGAATCATGGTGGCAGCGAGCGCATTTCGATAGGTTTCAACTACCACTGCGGTTGATGCGCTGCGGCATTTGACTGCGCACAATGTTGACAATGCGTTCGTCCGGCATATCTGAGCAGCTGGACATCAAGGATCAACGGTTGCGAGGTGCTGCCATGAAGCGTTTGAAGACTGGCGATTGGGTTGTGGTTGCGGACGGTGCACGCGGACTTGTACTCGTCAATACGGGCACAGCGTTGGAGCCGGAGCTGAGCACGGTGCGGACCTATGGCCAGGACAACCCCAAAACCAGCGAGCTTGGCCGCGACAAGCCAACACGCACTTTCGAATCCGTCGGCACCCGCAGATCGGCTGCTGAGGTTCCCGATCTCCATCAGCGAGCAGAAGACCGCTTCGTGGGGGAGATCATTGCCGAGCTCACAAAGGACGCAAGTGACAAGGCTTTCGACAAGGTTGTGATTGTTGCTCCGCCTGTTGCGCTTGGAGAAATGCGCAAGGTCGCTTCCGAAGGTCTAGCCGCCAAGGTATCTGCCTGGATTGACAAGGATCTGACCAAGGAGCCGATCACTTCAATCACCAAAACGGTTGTGCGCGAGCTGGAAGGCTGAGCCTTTTGCGTTCGTTCGAGCTGCAATTGCGCGCTTACTCGCCGCAGGCATGCAGAACCAGCTGCCGGCTGTGAGGGGCCGCGCGGTGTTCAAAAAGGTAGAGCCCCTGCCATGTTCCCAGCATCATTTGCCCGCGTGACAAGGGTATGGTTAGCGTCGATTGCGTCAGCGCCGCTTTTACGTGCGCGGGCATATCGTCGGGCCCTTCGCAGGTGTGAATAAAAAGACGATCTCCATCGGGAACCAGCCGCTTGAAAAAGGCAGTGAGATCGCGCTGGACATCAGGGTCAGCATTCTCCTGAATGACAAGCGATGCGGAGGTGTGCCGACAGAAAACGTGAAGCAGCCCGCATGAGATACTGCTGTTTGCTACAAACCGAGCGGCGTCTAGTGTGAATTCGTAAAGCCCCGCTCCGCGCGTGGCGATTGAAAGTATATCTTGCTGTTGGCGCATCGCTTGCCATCCGTGATGTGGTCGTCTCGTGCGCCAGCTTAGAGCCTGAGGGCATTTAACCGTCAAGGAAGGAGCAGGTTTGAGTCGAGCTTTTGTCAGGGACGATGATGGTGGTGAGGGCAGTGAGGACTTGCCCGACCGTTTGATCTCGTCTCACCGCAATTTGGTGACGGAGTCAGGACTAGCCATGATTGAGGCGGAGCTGGAAGCGCTGGGCGTCGCCTATGCTCAGGCGCAAGGTGCCGCCGACAGAATTGGATTGCAAAAGATTGCGCGCGAGATGCGCTATTGGACAGCGCGGCGCGCTTCGGCTGAGGTTCAGAGCGCGCCGCCCAAGGACGGGATTGTCCATTTCGGCTCTCGCGTCACCATTCTGCGCGACGACGGCCGCCGAGCAACCTATCGAATCGTGGGCGAAGATGAAGCAAACCCGGCCAAAGGGTCGCTTTCCTATGTGTCCCCGTTGTCCCAAGCATTAATGGGCCGGCGTGTCGGCGACGAAGTGACCGCAGGTCAGGGAACTGCTGAGATCGAGGCGATCGGCCAATAGGGTTCAATGCCTGTCAGCCGATCGCGATCGTAGACACCTACAAGATGGAGCGTACGACGCCGCCATCAACTCGCAACGAAGCGCCATTGGTGGCGGATGCTTCTTTCGAGCACACATAGACTACCATGTTGGCCACTTCCTCCACCGTCGCGAAGCGCTGAATGAGAGAGGAGGGGCGGTGAGTCTGTACGAAATTGCTCGCCATTTCGTCGGCGCTTATCCCGGCCTGCTTGGCAAGCGCCTCCAGGAAGCCCTCAACGCCGTCTGAGCGGGTTGGACCGGGCAGCACGGAATTCACCGTGACGTTCGAACCAGCCGACAGTTCCGCCAAGCCGCGTGAGATCGCCAGCTCTGCCGTCTTTGTGAAGCCATAGTGAATGAACTCTTTTGGAATCTGTACGGCCGATTCAGAGGAGATGAAAACAATGCGCCCCCAGTTGCGCTTCAACATGTCCGGCATCAGAGCGCGCGAGAGGCGGATGCCTGAAAGAACGTTCGTCTCGAAGTAATGGGTCCAGTCAGTGTCTGGAATTTCGAAAAAGTCCTTAGGCTCGAAAGTGGCAGCGTTGTTGACGAGAATGTCGATGTCGCCTTTGCCGGCGATGATGGCCTCGCATCCTTCTGCTGTCGAAACGTCACCAGCGGCGGCGACGAATTTGCCACCCGGCACCTCCGTCTGTAGTCGCTTGATTGAGGCGGCAACCTTTTCCGGCTTGCGACCGTTGATGAGGACTTTGGCGCCTGCGCCCGCCAGACCTTTGGCGATGGCAAAGCCGATACCGCCAGTAGAGCCCGTGACCAGCGCGGTCTTTCCGCTGAGATCGATTTTCATTCGCTACTCTCGTTGATGCCAGTTAGTTCAATAATCTTGGAATATGGTGGCGGGTTTGAAGTCTGGCAAGTTCAACTGATTGGCAAGCCTGTGCGAAGTCAGAGGGTAAGCCATCGGGCGAAGTTTTTCAGGAAGTCGTCAGGACCTTGGCCCTCTTCAATCGGTGATTTGTTCTTGTTTGCGGCCGCGTGTGCGGCGGGTGCTGGACCGCTCGTCGGCAAACGCATCCTGCTGTCCGAAGTTTGCCCGCCGTGTGCAGTGCCCCTTGGCGCATCGGCCAAATCCGACCATCGAAGAAGCCGACGGGGCTTTCTTCGTGCCATGAGCGTTTGCCAAAGCGGGGACGCAACACGCAGCAGCGGTTGCCAGAACCATCATAACGGCGAATTTTTTCATTACACATTCTCCTTCTTGTCTTTCGGATTGTTCTTTTTCGCAGGCGGCGCAGGGCGCTGACCGAGCAAACGGGTTGCGACGCTTGAGGGAGGACCGTCTTGGCGTAGCGTCCAAACGACGAGTGCCCAAAGCGCAGCCGACAGCAGCGCCGGCCACACCAGCGTCAGAAGGCTGTTCACGCTGAAGGCCATGGAGGCGAGGCTCATGAGGCTTGCCCCCCCACGACTTCAAAGGGACGCTGGACGAGGCGGCCGCAGGCAATCACGGGCTCGATCCAGTAGGCGATATGCGCGACGGGCAGGCGCGTGCGAATCTGCTCCAGCAGAGTGTCGGCCGTATCGCGCTTCACGACGGCGACCAGAACATTGCGTTCCACCCGGCCGCGCACTTTCTCGCTCGAAGTCGCATTGGCGAAGCCGAAGCCGTGACCTTGCGCGCAGAACGTTGTGAAGCCTGCGATGGGAGGGTGCTGGTCCGTCATCAGTTCGACGACGCTATCGCCGATGTCTGGCGGGTAGACGAGGGTGAGTTTGCAAATGGGCTGATCCATTCGGGTCTCCCGAGTTGTTGGGTTTTTGCGTCCCGTCCCAGCCCGAAGCGGCGGAACAGGATCGGCAGAAGAATGAGCGTGAGAGCGGTTGAAGTGACGAGGCCGCCAATGACGACGATGGCGAGCGGCTTTTGAATCTCAGAACCAGGCCCGCTCGCGAAAAGCAGCGGAACGAGTCCGAAGGCGGCGATGCTCGCGGTCATCATCACAGGACGCAGGCGGCGGATCGATCCTTCCAGCACGACTTGCGCGACCGGTATGCCGTTGGCGACGAGGTGATTGAAGTGGCTGACGAGAACGAGGCCGTTGAGAACGGCAATGCCCAGCAGCGCTATGAAGCCCACGGATGCAGGCACGGACAGATATGCGCCCGACATCCAGAGCGACAGCACACCACCGACGAGCGCAAACGGGACGTTGGCAAGAATGAGCAGCGATTGGCGCATCGAGCGCAGCGTGGCGAAGAGGACGCCGAAGATCAGCAGAGTGGCGATGGGCACAACGATCGACAGTCGCGTTGCAGCCCTGCGCTGGTTCTCGAACTGCCCGCCCCACACGAGCCGATAGCCGGCGGGCAGCGGTACCTGGGCTTCGACCGCGCGCTGTGCATCCTCAACGAAGCCGACGAGATCGCGGCCGTTGACATAAGCCTGCACAATCGCAAACCGTGAAGCGTTCTCGCGCTCGATCTTTACCGGTCCTGCGACGCGCGACACCTTGGCGATGTCGTCGACGCGGACAAGGCCGCCATCTCCCGTGGCGAGCTGGGTCTGGGCAAACAGCCCAGGCGACTGGCGAACATCGTCGCCGCCGCGGATCACGATGTTTGTGCGACGGCCCGGTTCGGAGACAAGGCCGGCCGGCATACCTTCGAGTAGGGCACGCAGATTATCCTGCAGGTGCGTGACGGTGAGCCCGGTACGGCCGGTGGTGAGCCGGTTGATGTCGATCTGCATGTAATCGACGGTGTCGTTGGCAACCGTCGAGACTTCGGCGGCTCCAGGCACTTTGCTCAAGACGCTCTGGATTTTCCCAGAGAGGTCCGACAGCGTTGCCAGATCGGGTCCGAAAATCTTGATAGCAAGGTCGCCGCGCGCGCCGGTCAGCATCTCGGCGGTGCGCATTTCAATCGGCTGGGTAAACGCGAACTCGACGCCCTTGATGTCTGCCATGGCTTCGCGCAGACGTTCGATCAACCAGTCCTTGTCCGGAACCCGCCACTGCGATTTGGGTTTAAGCACCAAGAAGGTGTCGGTCTCGTTGGGCCCCATCGGATCGAGGCCAAGCTCGTCAGAACCTACACGTGCAACGATGCGCTCGACCTCCGGAACGCGCTCTTTCAGCGCGCGTTGGATCATGAGGTCGCCATCGATACTGGCCTTGAGGCTGACGGAAGGCAGCTTGGTGATCTGCATGATCACAGAGCCTTCATCCATGGTGGGCATGAAAGCCTTGCCGATAGCGCCGTAGGCAACCACCACGGCCGCAATACCACCGGCGGCAATCAGATAGACAGGTAGAGGAAAGGCAAGGCACGCGCTCAAGAGCGCCCGGTAGCCACGCGTAAGAATACGCATGAGGAGCGGCTCTCCATGCGCGCCGGTGCTCAACATGAAGGACGAGAGGACAGGGATCAGCGTCAGCGACAACAGCAGCGAACCGCTGAGCGCAAAAATGATCGTGAGTGCCACCGGGCCGAATAGCTTTCCTTCCAGCCCCTGCAGAGACAGCAAAGGAAGAAAGACCAAGCAGATGATGAGAATGCCCGAAGCAACCGGAACGGCAACCTCGCTCGCGGCACGATAGATATGGTGCAGCAAGGGGATGTTGTCGCCACCGTGTTGCAGCCGTTCGACGGCGTTTTCGACGACGACGACAGCGGCATCGACGATGAGGCCGATGGCGATCGCAAGTCCGCCAAGGCTCATCAAGTTCGCAGACATGCCGAACACCTTCATCATCACGAAGGTGAGCAGGGCTGCAAACGGCAGCGTGATCGCGACCACGACCGCGGCGCGCAAATTCCCAAGAAACGCCAGCAAGAGCAGGATCACGAGCCCCGTCGCTTCGAGCAGGGCCTTTGTCACGGAGCCTACGGCGCTCTGGATGAGATCAGAACGATCGTAGAAAACTTCGAGTTTGACGCCGTCAGGCAAGCTCGGCTTCAGTTCGTCAAGGCGCTCGCGCACCGACTTCACGATGGCGGAAGCATCTGAGCCGCGCAGCGACAGCACAAGACCTTCCACGGCCTCGCCCTTGCCGTCCTTGGTAACGGCGCCGTACCGCGTCAGGCTGCCGATGCGGACCTGGGCCACATCTTCAACTCGCAGCACACGCCCGTCCTGGCTCTTGAGAACGATCTGCTTGAGATCTTCGGGAGTTTGAATTGCTCCGGCGGCGCGCACGACGAGCGCTTTCTCGCCCTCGCTGAGCCGGCCCGCGCCGTCGTTACGGTTGTTTTCCTCGATAGCTTTAAGCAGGTCGTCGACGCCGAGTCCTGCAGCGGCCAGGGCGGCACCGTCAGGCGTTACCTCGAAGGTGCGAACCATGCCGCCGAGTGCGTTGACGTCGGCGACGCCGGGAATGGTGCGCAGCGCGGGACGAATAGTCCAGTCGAGCAGGCTGCGGCGTTGCTCCAACGACAGATCGCCGCCTTCGATTGTGAACATGAACACGTCAGACAGGGGCGTGGAAACAGGAGCCAGTCCACCAGTCACAGTGGACGGGAGATCGCCGCGCACACCAGCCAGTCGCTCAGCCACTTGCTGGCGCGCCCAATAGATGTCTGTGCCGTCTTCGAAATCGAGCGTGATGTCGGCGACGGCATACTTGGCGGCCGAGCGCAAAATAGTCTGCCGTGGAATGCCAAGCAGTTCCATTTCCAACGGGGTGATGACGCGGGTCTCAACCTCCTCGGGCGTCATGCCAGGCGCCTTCAGAATCATCTTCACCTGAACGGGAGAGATATTGGGGAACGCATCAATGGGAATTGTCTTGAACGCCCACCCGCCAAGCGCAGCAAGTCCTGCTGCGAGGATCAGCATAAAGACACGCTGTGTCAGCGAGAATGCGATGAGGCCCCGAAGCATGGCTTACTGGTCCGACAGGAGCTGTTCGAGTTCGGGGAGCCCGCTGGCAGCGACCTGCGCATCAAGCGGAACATTGCCGACGATCGTGGCGCTAGACTGCGAGCGCCCGTTCACCTTGACAGGGATGAGGTTGAAACCTGCGCCGTCGCGAACAAACACGCCATCGCGTTCGTTGATGCGCGCAACCGCCGTCGAGGGAATGGCGAGACTGCCGGTTTCAGCTTGTTGCACCAGGCTCACTGTCACCATCTGGCCCGGCAGGAGACCCGACTGCGCAGGGACAGTTGCCAACAGCTTAGCTGAGCGGGTCATCTTATCGAGCGATCCGCCGACCGAGACGACCTGACCGTCAGGGCCATCGACGATGTGAACTTTGTCTCCCTTGCGAATGCGCATGACCAGCGACGCCGGGACTTGCACTTCGATCCAAAGATCGTTGCTCGTGTCGAGCGTCACCGCAGCGTTCAGTTGGTCGATCTTGTCGCCCGGCATGACGTCGTTGGAAACAATGCGGCCATCGGCTGGGGCGGGAAGCGTATAGCTTCCGCCTTCGCCAGCGACGATGCCGCCCATAGTGAGAAGGCGTGCGTGCTGTTCGATGACGGCTTTGATCTTAGCGACTTGGGCTTCGGCCTCGTCGGCCATCGTCGGATTCTGGATATTCTTATCGGCAAGCGACCGCCGCCGGCGCGCGGTGGCTTCCGCCATCTGCAACTCGGCTTCCGCCTGTGCCTTGGCGCTTATGGCGTCGAGCAGCTCGCGGCTCGAAATGGTGACCAGGGGATCGCCCTTGCGGACCATTTGGCCTGGAAGCGCGTAAACCTGAAGCACCGTTCCACCGAATGGCGCCGCGGCGACGATGCGTGCGTTGTGGGCCGGAACGACCGTTCCGGGAAGCGTCGTCAGGGGTTGTTCGTCGGTGGGCTGGACGGGCGCAACTTTGATCTCCATCCGCGCGACCTGCTGGTCGGTAAGGTCGATGCGCTTGATTGCCTCGGACGCCCGCGCCGATGCCGACACGATCAGAGCGGTAAGAACGAGCCCGGTTGAAATTGCGTGGCCCGACGATGGCGATGACATGGTGAAACTCCAGGTGCGTTTGCGCGTGCGAAAGCACCTGGGTGGCCGAGCTGAAAATAACCTGAACTGAACCTGCGGATTGCCTGAAGGCCCCCGACAGAACTGCATTTTTAAGGATCTGCGCGGTCCTGCCGCACAGGCAAAGCACAATAGACGAAAACCATCGCGCAGGGTTTCAGGTCGATTTCAGCTTCGTCATGTTATGAAGCGGTCCGAGATGCAAATCCATGCATCGGAGCCAGCGAGAACAAACATTCGTATTCTGCTTATCGAGGACGACAACGACATCGCCCAGCGGCTGTTAGCCGGATTGGTGGGAACGGGATTCGTCGTCGAACGCGCCGATAACGGCGCCGACGGATATGCAATGGGGACGGAAGAAAGCTATGACGCCATCATTCTCGATCTTGGCCTTCCCCAGCTTCAAGGCTTGGATGTTCTGCGGCGCTGGCGGGCGGGGACGTGCAGCACACCTGTGCTCATTCTGACGGCGCGTGGATCCTGGGCTGAAAAGGTCGAAGGATTGAATGCCGGTGCCGATGACTATATTACCAAGCCGTTCCATGTTCCGGAGGTTGCTGCGCGCTTGAAGGCGTTGATCCGCAGATCATCCGGATTGGCATCTCCCGTTGTGTCTCATCGTGGCGTAGCGCTCGATACCGGTGCCGGAACGGTGTCGCTCAACGGAATTCCTGTCGAGATGACAGCGAAAGAGTTGAAGATGCTCAATTACTTCATGCATCGTATCGGTCGTGTGGTATCGCAAAGCGAGCTGGCCGAGCACCTTTATGCGCTCGATGAGGCGCGCGAGTCGAACACGATAGAGGTCTACGTCAGTCGATTGAGACGCAAGCTGGGTGCTGACATCATCAAGACCATTCGCGGTCTCGGCTATCGGATGGACTAGCACCATGTTTGGCAAACTGAGTCTTCGTAACCGATTGATTGCAGTGTCGACGGCCTGGATAATTTTCGGCGTGGTCGTCGCATGGTTCGTGCTGTCTGCCGTGTTTCAGCAGCATGTTCGCAAGCAGTTCGAGGATGAGCTATTTGTGCACATCGAGGAACTGGAGCGTCTGTCTGATATTCATGGCGATAAGGTCTCGCTGTTTCATAACCTCAGCGATCCTCGCTATGAGGTTCTGCGCTCTGGCTACTATTGGGAAATTCAGAAGGGCGGCCAAGTCCTGGCGCGGTCGCCCTCCATGGTCGCGGGTAAGCTGGTAACGCCGCCCGATAAGCCGACGGATAGTGGCATCCATCTGCACGTGATCCCCGGGCCGACCGGCACGATGCTCGCGGCGGAGCAGTTGCACTGGCCAACGCCGAACGACACGCCGGTTCAATATATTATCGGCACGGATGAGCGCCATATCGAAGAGGTGATCAGCAGCTTCAATCACACGCTCTCGTGGGCGTTGTCGGGCTTTGGCATTTCGATGGTGGCGGCGGCGGGTCTGTTGATAGCCTACGCTATGCAGCCAATGAATGAGCTTCACTCATCGCTGCTGCGGGTCCGCTCGGGAGATGCGAAGTCACTTGAAGGCAAGTTTCCGGTCGAGGTTCAGCCGGTGGTCGATGACCTCAACGGCATGTTGAGTTCGACTTCTGATCTCGTTCAGCGAGCACGTGCGCAAGCCGGTAATATAGCTCACAGCTTGAAGACACCGCTCGCCATCCTGACTGACGAAGCCTATCGCATAGCCGACCAGGGTCTGACCGCAAGTTCAGCGACGATCCTGGAACAGTGCCGCAAGATGCAATCCCACATCGACTATCAAACCACACGCGCCCGTGTGGTCGCGAATCGGCTAGCGCCAGGTACGTGGGCAGACGCGCGCGAGAACGTCGAAGAAGTCTTCAACGCGATGCGGCGGCTACATAAGGGCCGCAGTATTGAATTTCGCAATGAGGTCCCTGAGGGGATCAGGCTTTCATGTGACAGACAAGATCTGCATGAGATTCTGGCCAATTTGATCGACAACGCGGCAAAGCATGCCAAGACCACGGTTCTGTTGCGATGCAAGGAAGTTGAACCTCCATCCAATATAGAGCTGTGCGTCGAGGACGATGGTCCCGGTCTTCCGCCAGAAGCTTACGAGGTCGTTTTTAACATTGGGGAGCGATGGGATACTCAAGTCAGCGGATCTGGCCTAGGTTTGGCGATCGCGCGGGATCTGGCGCAACTTTACAGCGGAGATATTTCGCTGGAGACGTCGAAGTTAGGCGGGCTTGCCGCCGTTCTGACGCTTCCACGCCCGATGGTATCGAAGTTATAGTCATATGACGGACCGTGGATGATCAAATGAAGTTACTTGTGATCGAGGACGACCCAAAGACATCGCTTCTGATGCAAAAGGGTTTGACGGCTGAAGGCTTCAGCGTCGACGTCTGCCGCGACGGCGAGCAAGGACTGGAGACCGCGCTCGCTCATAATTACGATTTGATCGTGCTCGATGTCATGCTGCCTAGGATGGACGGTTGGTCCGTCATATCGCGATTGCGAGAGCGCGATACCAGGATGCCGGTTCTCATGGTGACGGCGCGGGATGCGGTCGATCAGCGTGTCTACGGGCTGTCGCTGGGTGCGGACGACTACATCGTGAAGCCGTTTGCATTTACAGAGCTGGTCGCTCGCATTCGTACGGTTCTGCGTCGCGCACCCGCCGCGGGCGACGTGCTTCAATTTGAAGATCTGCGTGTCGATATCGCGCGCCACAAGGCGCAGCGCGCAGATCAACAACTCGATTTATCGAACAAAGAAATGCTTCTACTGGCACTCCTGCTGCGACGGCGTGGAGAAATCCTGACACGTTCCTTCATAGCAGAGCAAATCTGGGACATGAAGGGCGACGGTGACAGTAATGTCGTCGACGTCAATATTCGCCGTATTCGGGCGAAAGTGGACGATCCCCATCCGAGGAAGCTGATACAGACAGTGCGCGGCAGGGGGTACGTTCTACGTTGATCTTTGGACGACGGCTCAATGTAGCGGCCGATCTGTTCCGGTAGCACGGGCGCGGGCTTCAGCAATCTCGACGATCCGCTGTTTCTTGCGCATCTTGCTGGCGTCACGCAGCATCTGTCCGGCCCAGCGGTATACATTTCGGGTGCGGACTTGCTCGCGCATCAACCTCATGCGTTCGCTTTGCTCCGCTTCCGGCATAGTCAGAGCCTCGTTGAGGGCCTCGCCCATGGAAAGCGCATCATAGGGGTTGATGATCAGTGCTTCTGGCAGTTCGCGGGATGCGCCAGCAAAGCTGGATAATAGCAGGACGCCGAGTTCGTCGTCGCGGGCGGCGATGAACTCCTTGGCGACGAGGTTCATGCCATCGTGAAGACTGGATACAATGCAAGCATCCGCTGCCCGGAATAGCTCAAAGACTTCGCTTGGTGCGTGATGGCGGATGATGAGGGTTATAGGCGGCGTTTTCGTTTGCGGATATTTTGCATTGATCTCTTCTGCGACGCGGATCGCCTCCTCTTGAAGTCCCTTATAGGTGGGCAGCTTGCTGCGCGTAGGAGCAGCGGCCTGCACTAGAGTGAAATTGCCGATCCACTCAGGATGAAGCTGCAGCATGTTGTCGACGGCCCGCATGCGGTCGAGGACGCCCTTGGTGTAGTCGAACCGCTCGATACCCACGGCAATGCGGCAGTCCGGAGGCAAGCCGAGGCGTTCGCGAACCATACGTCGGCACGTTGGAACGCCCTTTTGATCCTTGAGAGCCGCTGGTGGCCAGGCGATTGAAATGGGATAGGGCCGGACGAAAGTTTCGTGGCCCTTCAGCGTTACAGATTCTTCTTCGCGATCGATGCGACTCTCGATGAACCGATCGACCGTTTCTAAGAAGTTGTTGCAATGGAACTGGGTGTGGAAGCCGACGATCGTGCTGCCTAGTAGCCCGTGAATAACCTCCTCCTTCCAAGGGAATATGCCGAATGTCTCCGAGTTCGG from Hyphomicrobiaceae bacterium encodes:
- a CDS encoding heavy metal response regulator transcription factor, producing MKLLVIEDDPKTSLLMQKGLTAEGFSVDVCRDGEQGLETALAHNYDLIVLDVMLPRMDGWSVISRLRERDTRMPVLMVTARDAVDQRVYGLSLGADDYIVKPFAFTELVARIRTVLRRAPAAGDVLQFEDLRVDIARHKAQRADQQLDLSNKEMLLLALLLRRRGEILTRSFIAEQIWDMKGDGDSNVVDVNIRRIRAKVDDPHPRKLIQTVRGRGYVLR
- a CDS encoding trehalose-6-phosphate synthase is translated as MLNNRETLTASFPIASREMAGHLVIVNDLTFALRRGAEARKYLSLLLGGIVLASGILAIAVVMFMIRHWLQTFKKAVTTPGQNGQAPPVGLAVLDSDLRQALRQMRVGRTQPETENVEWSKDTLRQILETQLPGVEVMVVANREPYIHNHTENGIEVQTPASGLVSALEPVMRACGGTWIAHGSGTADRETVDYRDRLSVPPDSPEYTLRRVWVSDAEQDGYYYGLANEGLWPLCHIAFTRPVFRESDWRAYQDINERFANAVVAEAKTASPIVLVQDYHFALLPRMLRERLPDATIITFWHIPWPNSETFGIFPWKEEVIHGLLGSTIVGFHTQFHCNNFLETVDRFIESRIDREEESVTLKGHETFVRPYPISIAWPPAALKDQKGVPTCRRMVRERLGLPPDCRIAVGIERFDYTKGVLDRMRAVDNMLQLHPEWIGNFTLVQAAAPTRSKLPTYKGLQEEAIRVAEEINAKYPQTKTPPITLIIRHHAPSEVFELFRAADACIVSSLHDGMNLVAKEFIAARDDELGVLLLSSFAGASRELPEALIINPYDALSMGEALNEALTMPEAEQSERMRLMREQVRTRNVYRWAGQMLRDASKMRKKQRIVEIAEARARATGTDRPLH